The following DNA comes from Pseudomonas sp. MYb118.
TAAACCAACTAACAACTGAAATATTTCTCATATAACGCGGGCAACTTCCGTAGGACTTTTCTGGATGAACGGCAGAAGTCTGAACATAGGCTTAATAACGTTCAGATAGACGATTCTCTTACCGCTTTTTGATGTTTCTTTCACAAAAAAACGCCTACCCTCAGTCCTACCCATAACGCCTGGACGGGCTACTGGCCGCGCCCTTGGGGGCGAACCATTCGTTGAACATTATTGATTTCGGCACTTTTGTCGAAGGAACTCTTACGCCCTGAGGTTTTCCATGGATGAAGTTTTTCTGCCCTTCTCCCGACCCAGTATCGGTGATGAAGAAATAGCTGCCGTAGAACAAGTCCTGCGCTCCGGCTGGATCACTACCGGGCCAAAGAACCAGCAACTTGAACAACACTTTGCCAACTATGTCGGTTGCCGCCACGCCGTGGCCTTGTCCTCGGCGACCGGGGCCATGCACGTCACGTTGCTGGCCCTGGGCATCGGCCCCGGCGATGAAGTCATCACGCCGTCGCAGACCTGGGTGTCGACCGCCAACCTGATCTGCCTGCTGGGCGCGACGCCGGTGTTCGTCGATGTCGACCGCGATACCCTGATGAGCAGCGCAGAACTGATCGAAGCCGCCATCACCCCACGCACCCGGGCAATCATCCCGGTGCACTACGCCGGGGCTGCGTTCGATCTCGACCCGCTTTACCTGCTTGCCGAGAAACACGGCATCCCCGTCATCGAGGACGCCGCCCACGCCGTCGGCACCCGCTACAAGAACCGCCATGTCGGCGCCCAGGGCACGGCGATCTTCTCGTTTCACGCGATCAAGAACATGACCTGCGCCGAAGGCGCGATGTTCGTCACCGACGATGAAGCGCTGGCCAACCGGGTGCGCATGCTCAAGTTCCACGGGCTGGGCGTTGACGCCTACGACCGCCTGACCCACGGCCGCAAGCCCCAGGCCCAGGTCATCGAGCCGGGTTTCAAGTACAACCTGGCCGACATCAACGCCGCCATCGCCCTGGTGCAACTGGAGCGCATCGAAGCAATCAACGCCAGGCGCGCCGCACTGGCAAAAGCTTACCTGCAACGACTGGAAGGCCTGCCAGTGCAACCGCTGACAGTGCCGACGTATCCGCAGCACCACGCCTGGCACCTGTTCATCCTGCGCATCGACGCCGAGCGCTGCGGGCTGGATCGCGAAGCCTTCATGAAAGCCTTGCAGGCACGGAACATCGGTACCGGCATCCACTTCATCGCGACACACCTGCACACCTACTACCGCCAGCGTTTCCCCAACCTCTACCTGCCCAACACCGAATGGAACTCGGCACGCCTGTGCTCGATCCCGTTGTTCCCCGACATGACCGAGCGCGATGTCGATCGCGTGGTCAGCGCCATTGAACAGACACTGGACACCCGCCCGTGAAACCCTATCCGATCCGTTGCGTGTCGATTGTCATCCCGGTCTACAACGAACAGGACAGCCTGCCCGAACTGCTCAGGCGCACCGAAGCGGCGTGCCAGCAACTGCACCATGACTACGAAATCGTCATGGTCGACGACGGCAGCCGCGATCAATCGGCACAGATCCTCGAAGAAGCCGCCAACCGCGAGTGCAGCCCGGTGGTGGCGGTCATCCTCAACCGCAACTACGGCCAGCACGCGGCGATCATGGCCGGCTTCGAGCAATGCAAGGGCGATGTGGTCATCACCCTCGACGCCGACCTGCAGAACCCGCCGGAAGAAATCCCGCGCCTGGTGGCCCAGGCCGAACTCGGCTACGACGTGGTGGCCACGGTGCGCAACAACCGCCAGGACTCGGCCCTGCGCCGCTGGCCATCGAAGCTGATCAACCTCGCCGTGCAACGCTCCACCGGTGTGGCCATGACCGATTACGGCTGCATGCTGCGCGCCTACCGTCGCTCGATCGTCGAGGCGATGCTCGCCTGCCGCGAACGCAGCACCTTCATCCCGATCCTCGCCAACAGCTTTGCCCGGCACACCACGGAAATCCTCGTGCCCCACGCCGAACGTGAACACGGCGAATCCAAATACAGCCCGATGCGCCTGGTCAACCTGATGTTCGACCTGATCACTTGCATGACCACCACACCGCTGCGGCTGCTGAGCATCGTCGGTTTCGCCATGGCCGGGCTCGGCCTGGCCTTCGCCACCGCGCTGATCGTGCTGCGCCTGGTGTTCGGCGCCGGCTGGGCCGGTGACGGCACCTTCGTGCTGTTCGCCGTGCTGTTCGTGTTCACCGGTGGCCAGTTCATCGGCATGGGCCTGTTGGGCGAATACCTGGGGCGCATGTACAGCGATGTGCGCGCCCGCCCGCGTTTTTTCATTGAAAAAGTCCTGCGCAGCCAACCCGCCGCCCCTGTGGCGGGGGTCACCGTCGACGGCCTCCCTTCCCTTTCTCCCGATCAGGTTCATCCATGAGCGCAAAAGCTGTTGTCTTCGCCTATCACGATATCGGTTGTGCCGGCATCGAAGCCCTGCTGGGCAGCGGTTACGAGATTGCCGCGGTGTTCACCCACGCCGACGATCCCCAGGAAAACACCTTCTACGCCTCGGTGGCGCAACTGTGCGCGCGCAAGGGCATCACCGTGCATGCGCCGGAAGACGTCAACCATCCGCTGTGGATCGAGCGCATCAGCCAGCTCAACCCCGACTACCTGTTTTCGTTCTACTACCGCAACCTGCTGAGCGAACCGTTGCTGGCCACGGCCAGTAAAGGCGCCTTCAACCTGCACGGCTCGAAACTGCCGCGCTATCGCGGGCGCGCCCCGGCCAATTGGGTGCTGGTCAACGGCGAAAGCGAAACCGGCGTGACCCTGCACCGCATGGTCAAACGTGCCGACGCCGGTGCGATCGTCGCCCAGCAACCCGTCGCCATCGAGCGCAGCGACACCGCCCTGAGCCTGCACGGCAAGCTGCGGGTGGCGGCGGCCGACCTGCTGCGCGACACCCTGCCGGCATTGTTGGCGGGCAAGGTCAACGAAACCACGCAGGATGAAACGCAGGCCACGGTGTACGGGCGCCGCACCCCGGCGGACGGCCAGTTGTTCTGGAAACAGCCGGCAGAAGCGCTGTTCAACCTGGTGCGCGCGGTCACCCAACCGTATCCGGGGGCGTTCTGTGCCGTCGGCGAGCACAAGTTGATCGTCTGGAGCGCGGACGTGATCAAGGGCAACGACGGCCTGGCGCCGGGCCGGGTCATCAGCATCGACCCGCTGCGCATCGCCTGTGGCGAGGATTCTCTGGTGATCCACGCCGGCCAGCGCAACGACAACGGCCTGTACCTGAGCGGGCCGCAACTGGCGGCCGAGCTAGGGCTGGTCGAGGGCTCGGTGTTGCGCGGTGCCGAAAGCGGCCGCGCGCCACGCCGCACGCGGGTGCTGATCCTCGGCGTCAACGGTTTCATCGGCAATCACCTGTCCGAGCGCCTGCTGCGCGATGACCGCTACGAGATCTACGGCCTGGACATCGGCAGCGACGCCATCGAGCGCCTGCGCAGCCACGCCAATTTCCATTTCGTCGAAGGCGACATCAGCATTCACTCCGAATGGATCGAGTACCACATCAAGAAGTGCGACGTGATCCTGCCGCTGGTGGCCATCGCCACGCCGATCGAATACACGCGCAATCCGCTGCGGGTGTTCGAGCTGGACTTCGAGGAAAACCTCAAGCTGGTGCGCTACTGCGTCAAGTACAACAAGCGGGTGATCTTCCCGTCGACGTCGGAAGTCTATGGCATGTGCCAGGACGAAAAATTCGACGAGGACACCTCCAACCTGGTGGTCGGCCCCATCAACAAACAACGCTGGATCTACTCCACGTCCAAGCAGTTGCTCGACCGGGTGATCTGGGCCTACGGCCAGAAAGGCCTGAACTTCACCCTGTTCCGCCCCTTCAACTGGATGGGCCCGCGCCTGGACCGTCTCGACTCGGCGCGTATCGGCAGCTCCCGGGCGATCACCCAGTTGATCCTCAATCTGGTGGAAGGCACGCCGATTCGCCTGTTCGACGGCGGCGAGCAGAAACGCTGCTTCACCGACATCGCCGACGGCGTAGAGGCTCTGGCGCGGATCATCGACAACCATGACGACGCCTGCAACGGTCAGGTGATCAACATCGGCAACCCGGACAACGAAGCCAGCATCCGCCAGTTGGGCGAAGAGCTGCTACGTCAGTTCGAGGCCCATCCATTGCGCGATAACTTCCCGCCGTTCGCCGGCTTTCGCGAGGTGGAAAGCAAGGCGTTCTACGGCAGTGGTTACCAGGACGTGTCCCACCGCAAGCCGAGCATCGACAACGCCCGGCGCCTGCTGGACTGGGCGCCCACGGTGCAGATGAGCGAAACCATCGGCAATACCCTGGATTTCTTCCTGCGTGAAGCCATGCGCGAAATCGCGAGTAAAGCCTGATGCGGGCGGGGTTGCGCATTGATGTCGACACTTACCGCGGCACCCGCGAAGGCGTGCCGCGCCTGCTGGACCTGCTCGATGAGGCGCAGGTCAAGGCGACGTTTTTCTTCAGTGTCGGGCCGGACAACATGGGCCGCCACCTGTGGCGCCTGATCCGCCCGCAATTCCTCTGGAAAATGCTGCGCTCCAATGCCGCCGGCCTGTATGGCTGGGACATCCTGCTGGCCGGTACCGCGTGGCCGGGCAAGCCGATCGGCCGGGATCTGGGGCACCTGATGCGCCGGGCTCGGGACGCCGGTCACGAAGTGGGCCTGCATGCCTGGGATCACCATGGCTGGCAGGCCAACGCCGGGCGCTGGAGCAGCCTGCAACTGATCGAGCAACTGCGTCGGGGTGTGGACAGCCTCAGCGACATTCTCGGCCAGGACGTGCCGTGTTCGGCCGCCGCCGGCTGGCGTGCGGACGAACGGGTGATCGAGGCAAAGCAGGCCTTCGGCTTTCGCTACAACAGCGACTGTCGCGGGCATCGGCTGTTCCAGCCGAAATTGCCCAGCGGCGAATTGGGGGCACCGCAAATTCCGGTGGACCTGCCGACCTTCGACGAAGTGGTCGGCCCGACAGTCGCTGCCGCGGATTTCAATCGCTTCATCCTTGACCGCTTCACGGCGGCAAACCTTAACGTCTACACAATCCACGCCGAAGTCGAAGGGATTCTGATGGCCGACCCCTTTCCGTCAATTGCTGGCCGCTGCGGGCCAACGCGGCATTCGCTTCCAGCCCCTGGGCGACTTACTCCCATCCACACCCGGCGAGCTGCCGACTGGCCGGATACACCGAGGCACCCTGGAGGGTCGTGAGGGCTGGCTGGGAGTGCAAGGCGCATGAGCAAACGCTGGGCGTTGCCGTGTTCTGGGCCTTTGTCTGCTGGCCTATCTCCTGCCCCTGGGCAGCCATGGTCTGTGGATTCCGGACGAAACCCGTTACACGCAGATCAGCCAGGGCATGCTGCTGAGCGGCGATTGGGTGTCTCCGCACTTCATGGGCCTGCGTTACTTCGAGAAACCGGCGGCGGGTTACTGGACGATCGCCCTGAGCCAGGCGATTTTCGGCCACAACCTGTTTGGCGTGCGGTTTGTCTCGGCCCTGAGTGCCACCCTCAGCGTGCTGTTGTGCTACCTGATCGCCCAACGGTTGTGGCATGAGCCGCGCAAAAGCTTCGTCTGCGCGCTGCTGTACATGAGTTTCACCGTCGTTGCGGGACAGGCCGGCTATGCCAACCTCGATCCGCAATTCACCTTCTGGGTCAATCTGAGCCTGGTGGCGCTGTGGTTTGCCCTGGACAGCGCCCGTCGCGGCCAGCGTCTGTTCGGTTGGGCCGTACTGGGCCTGGCGTGCGGCATGGGCTTCATGACCAAGGGCTTTCTGGCCTGGCTGCTGCCGGTATTGATCGCCCTGCCCTGGATGCTCTGGCAGAAACGTTGGCGTGAACTGCTGGGCTACGGCCCGCTGGCGATCGCCGTGGCCATCGTCGTGAGCCTGCCATGGGCCCTGGCGATTCATGCCCACGAGCCCGATTACTGGCGATTCTTCTTCTGGCACGAGCACATCCGCCGTTTCGCCGGGGACGATGCCCAGCATGACGCGCCGTGGTGGTTTTACCTGCCGTTGCTGGTGGCGTTCAGCCTGCCCTGGGTCGGCATGCTGCCGCCGGCCTTGCGCCAGGCGTGGCACGCACGGCGGCAGGCGCCTGTGGGTTTTCTGCTGCTGTGGTTGCTGATGCCGCTGCTGTTTTCAGCCTGAGCAAGGGCAAATTGCCCGCGTACATCTTCCCCTGCCTGTTGCCGTTGGCGCTGTTGCTGGGCCATGCCCTGGCGGACCGCCTGCGCCTGGAGCAAGGCCGGGCGCTGCGGCTCAATGGCCTGCTCAATCTGTTCCTGGGCCTGGTCACCCTGCTGGCGCTGGTTTACCTGCAACTGAAAAAGCCGCTCTACGACCACGAACTGCACAGCCTGGTGCTGGTGTTCATCGGCCTGATCGGCTGGATCATGGCCAACCTGCTGCAAGCCTTCCGACCGCTGCAATGCTGGGCGGCGCCGAGCGATTGGCAGCCTCCTGTTGATCGGCCTGCTGCCAGGAGCGCTGCCCGAATCGGTGGTGGCCAACAAGATGCCCGACCAGTTCGTGCTTGAACATGTCGAGGAACTGGGCCAGTCCGCCGCGTTGCTGAGCAATGACCTGGGCGCCGCCTCGCGCTGGCCTGGCGCCTGAAACGCCCGGATATCGCGTTGTACAACACGATAGGCGAACTGAAATATGGCCTCGCCTATCCTGACGGCGCACAACAGCGCGTCGACCCCGAGCGCGTGCAACAGTGGATGCGCGACGCCCGCCAGCGGGGTTCCGTAGGCGTGCTGATGCGGGTCAAGGGTAAAGATGAATTGGGTGAGATCGAACGCCTGCCCAAGGATGGCAAACGTTATGAGCGCGGCAACCTGGTGATTCTGATCTTTCCTCAGGAGGCCTCATGAGCCTGATCCTGGTATTGGCCGCCTGCCTGCTGACCTGCCTGGGCCAGATTGCCCAGAAATACGCCGTGGAAAGCTGGCGCGGCGTGCCGTCCGGCCTGGCCTTCAAGCTGCGTACACCGTGGCTCTGGCTGGCGTTCGTGGCGTTGGGCGCGGGGTTGCTGGTGTGGCTGCTGGTGTTGCAGCGCCTCGAGGTGGGTATCGCCTACCCGATGCTGAGCCTGAATTTTGTCCTGATCACCCTGGTTGCCCGTTTTCTCTTCGATGAACACATCGACCGCCGCCACTGGATGGGCGTCGTGCTGGTGATCGGCGGCGTGGCGCTGTTGGGGGCGCACGCATGAACCTGCGCCGTGGCCTGTCTTTCGCCCTTGCCAGCGTGCTGCTGGTCAGCCTGGCGCAACTGGGCATGCGCTGGAGCGTGACCCGCCTGCCGCTGCCCCAACACTGGTTCAGTGACGCCATCGAGCCCCTGGCGGTGGCCGTGGTGCTGGCCGCCATCCTCGCCTACGCCCTGTCGATGCTCTGTTGGCTCATGGCCCTGCGCGACCTGCCGTTGGGCCGGGCCTATTCGCTGCTCAGCATCAGCTACGCGCTGGTGTACCTGCTGGCCGCCACGCTGCCGGTGTTCAACGAAGTCTTCAGCCTTGGCAAAAGCATCGGGGTGGCGCTGGTCGTCCTCGGTGTCATCACCATCCATTCTCAACCCGCTCACGCGCCGCAAACTCAGGAGTGACCCATGAAGATCAGTGTATTTGGTAGCGGTTACGTAGGCCTGGTGCAGGCTGCTGTGCTGGCAGAAGTCGGCCACGACGTGGTTTGCATGGACATCGACGAGAAAAAAGTCGAGTTGCTGCAACAGGGCCACGTCAGCATTTTCGAACCGGGGCTGGCCAGCCTGGTGCGCGAAAGCCTGGAGGCCAGGCGCCTGCAATTCACCACCGATGAAAAACTTGCGGTGCAACATGGCCAGGTATTGTTCATCGCGGTCGGCACGCCATCGCGGGACGATGGCTCGGCAGACCTGCGTTACGTGCTATCCGTGGGGGAAGCGGTGGCCCGTCATCGGGAACAACCGGTGATTCTGGTAGAGAAGTCCACCGTGCCGGTCGGCACCGGTGACGCACTGCGCACGCACATCGACAAATGCCTGCTCAAGGTCGGGCGCCTGCTGCAATTCGAGATCGTTTCCAACCCCGAATTCCTCAAGGAAGGCTCCGCCGTGGCCGATTGCCGGCGGCCGGACCGGATCGTCATCGGCTGCGACAGCGACGAGGTGCGCGATGTGATGCGCGACCTGTATGCACCGTTCAACCGCAACCATGACCGCATCATGTTCATGGACCTGCGCAGCGCCGAACTGACCAAGTACGCGGCCAACTGCATGCTGGCGACCAAGATCAGCTTCATCAACCAGATCGCCGAGCTGGCCGAACACCTGGGCGCCGACATCGAATCGGTGCGCCTGGGCATCGGTGCCGACTCGCGCATTGGCTACCACTTCATCTACCCCGGCTGCGGCTATGGCGGTTCGTGTTTCCCCAAGGACATGCGCGCGCTGATCCACAGTGCCGAACAAGCCCATTGCTCCAGCGATCTGTTGCAGGCGGTGGAAGCCATCAACCAGCGGCAGAAACACAAACTGTTCGACCGTATCAATGCGTTCTTCAAGGGCGACCTGCGGGGCAAGACCTTTGCCGTGTGGGGCCTGGCGTTCAAGCCCAACACCGACGACATGCGCGACGCCCCCAGCCGCGTGCTGCTCGAATCCCTGTGGGCCGCCGGGGCCAACGTGCGGGCATTCGACCCGGAAGCGATGCAGGAAACCCAGCAATTGTATCCCGAGGAAAGCAAGCTGATGCTGATGGGAACGCCCGAATCGGTACTGGCCGGCGCCGATGCCTTGATCATCTGCACCGAATGGCAGCAGTTCAAGGCCCCGGATTTCAACCTGATCCGCCAGCGCCTGAAGGCCCCGGTGATCTTCGACGGTCGTAACCTCTACGACGCCGAACGCCTGGCCCGCAACGGCTTCACCTACTTCCCCATGGGCCGTGGCGAGTCGCGCAAACTGCCGATACCCCTGCAGCAGTGGCCGGCGAGGCAGGGCGTGGCCTGATCCCCCTGTAGGAGCGAGCTTGCTCGCGATGAGGCCGGCAAATCCGGCATTGATGTCGCCTGACACACCGCATCGCGAGCAAGCTCGCTCCTACAGGAGGTTGGGTTTCACATGGCAGATTTGTGGTCAACCAAGATTCCCTGTGGGAGCGGGCTTGCTCGCGATGGGGCCAGCACATCCGGCATTGATGTCGCCTGACACACCGCTTCGCGAGCAAGCTCGCTCCTACAGTAGGTTCGGTTTCAAATGGCAGATTTGTGGCCGGTGATCAGTGGGCGCTTCGATAAAAATGATTTTGTGTTGTTGTGGCTGGAGGGGGTGCAAAAGTAGCTGGGGGGCTTGGTATTGTGGTGGCTGGGCGGCTCGATCGCGAGCAGGCTCGCTCCCACAGGGATATCCGTCGCTCCTGTGGGAGCGAGCCTGCTCGCGATAGGGCGCGACTCGGTCCCAAAACCAGAATAAGGACATCACCCCCACCGTGTTCAGTTACTCCCTCGTCATCCGCCGCCTGATGATCGCCTCGCTGACCATCGTCATCAGCCGCGCCATCACCAGTCCCCTGCTCACCCTGTTCCTGAGCAACAAACTGGGCCTCAACCAGCAGGACGTCGGCCTGCTGCTGGGCATCGCCGTGTTCATCGCCACCCTGCTGGCCCTATACGGCGGTTACATCATTGACCGCCTGGAAAAGCGCCGGCTGCTGATCCTGACCATGCTCTCCAGCGGCATCGGCTTCGTGCTGCTGACCTTCGCCGAAAACCTCTACCTGACCACCCTGACGCTGCTGGTGACCGAGACGGCGTCGGCGTTGTTCCTGATCGGGTCCAAGGCGATCCTCAGCGAACACCTGCCCGTGGGCCTGCGCGCCAAGGCGTTTTCCCTGCGCTACACCCTGACCAACATCGGCTACGCGGTCGGCCCCATGCTCGGCGTGGCGATTGCCAAGGTCTACCCGATTGCCCCGTTCCTGATGGCCGGCGCCATCGCCCTGGCCAGCGTCCTGCTGATGAGCGGGATTCCCAGCGATGCGCCCAGGGACGCCAGCACGGGCCAGCCGCAGAGTTTCCTGAAAACCTTGGTCACCCTGAAAAACGACCGCACGCTGATCATCTTCACCTTGGGCTGCCTGCTCACCACGGTAGTCCACGGGCGCTTCACCCTGTACCTGTCGCAATACCTGCTGGTGGTGGCCAACCCGCAGCGCACCCTGGACACCATGGCCGCGCTGCTCGCCTGCAACGCCATCACGGTGATCCTGCTGCAATACCAGATCGGCCGTTTCCTCAAGCGCGAGCAGTTGCGCTACTGGATCGCCCTGGGCACGGGCCTGTTCATCCTCGGCCTGATCGGTTTCAGCCTGGCCGACAGCCTGGTGTCCTGGTGCGTGGCGATGTTCGTCTTCACCCTCGGCGAAATGATCATCTTCCCTGCCGAGTTCCTGTTCGTGGACACCCTGGCCCCGGACGAACTGCGCGGCAGCTACTACGGCGCGCAGAACCTGGCGGCCCTGGGCGGCGCATTGAGCCCGGTGATCTGTGGCTTCCTGCTGGTGCACACCCCCGCACCGACCATGTTCTACGCCTTGATTACCCTGGCAGGCCTGGGCGGTTGGCTGTGCTACCTGAGTTGTCGGCGCGTGGCGTTACAGCAAAATTAGTGCACTCAAGCTGCATTAATATGAATTAGTAAGCATCCGTAATGATCGGCACACTGTGATCCGTTCCTCCCCCAATAGTTGGAACTCCTTCAAGGGCTTTCTGGATATCCCAGTTAAGCCTTTTTTTTGCCTCGATTTTTGTTTTGGATGCCCAATGTTCGCTCGCTGGTTTCCCGCTGCCATCAATACCCGCCCTTCGGAATGGAGCCGCGCTGCCATCGGCATGGCGCTGGGTACGCTGTTCAGTGTCTGGCTGTGTGCGCAGTTCTTCGGCATCGAAGTGGCGCAGCACTGGATCGGGCCCCTGGGCGCCTCGGCGGTGTTGTTGTTCGCGGTGTCTTCGGGAGCACTGGCGCAGCCTTGGTCGATCGTCGGCGGCTACCTGACTGCTGGCGTGGTCGCCCTGCTGGCCGCCCATGTGCTCGGGCGCACCTTGAGCAGTGCGTGCCTGGCCGCCGGCATGGCGCTGATCCTGATGTGCTGGCTGCGCTGCCTGCACCCACCGGCGGGCGCCGTGGCGCTGCTGATGGTGCTGGCTGACCCAGGCACCATCGCCATGGATTGGAAAGGCCTGGCGCCGCTGATGCTCTGCGCAGCCACCATGCTGGTCAGTGCCATTGCCTACAACAACCTGACGCGGGTGCGTTACCCCAAGAACGCCAGCGAACCCGCCGCCCGGGTGCCTGCCGACATGCCGGTGGACAGCCAGGCGATCACGGCCGATGACCTCAAGCATGCGCTGGCGGAGATGGAAGCGTTCATCGACGTGACGCCGGAAGACCTGGAAAAATTGATTCACACCAGTGAGTTGCACGCTAAACGTCGCAGTATTGGTGAAGTGTTGAGCCGCACGACGGTTTAACACCTTCCGACTATTTCCTATCCCCTGTAGGAGCGAGCATGCTCGCGATGGTGGTTAACGGTGACGTGGGCTGTCTGAATGCCCGCGGTGCCTGGACTACCATCGCGAGCAAGCTCGCTCCTACAGGTATGTGGTTGTCTTCGCTCATGCAAAAATGCAGTGAGCACCTGCATTTATCCCGGTTGTACATCACAAAATTGCACTGTTACGATCCATGATCGCTCGCGCGTGAGCTACTGTATAAAAACAAATAAAAGCAGGGAGTTACTGATGACTGCTCAGGTTTCTTCTCCGAGGACTCCGTCCATGGATGCCATGCCACAAGACGTGCTGGCCGAGGTTCGCAACCACATTGGTCACCTGACCCTCAATCGGCCCGCCGGCCTCAACGCCATCACCCTGGACATGGTCCGCCTGCTGCAACGCCAGCTCGATGTCTGGGCCAGGGATCCCGCCGTCCACGCCGTGGTCCTGCGCGGCGCCGGTGAAAAAGCCTTCTGTGCCGGTGGCGACATTCGTTCGCTGTACGACAGCTTCAAGAGCGGCGACACGCTGCACGAAGATTTCTTCGTCGAGGAATACGCCCTCGACCTGACCATCCACCGTTATCGCAAACCGGTCCTGGCGCTGATGGACGGTTTCGTCCTGGGCGGCGGCATGGGCCTGGTGCAAGGCGCCGACCTGCGGGTCGTCACCGAGAAAAGCCGTCTGGCGATGCCGGAAGTGGGCATCGGTTATTTCCCGGATGTCGGCGGCAGCTACTTCCTGCCGCGCATTCCCGGCGAGCTGGGCATTTACCTGGGCGTCAGCGGCGTGCAGATACGTGCTGCCGATGCGCTGTATTGCGGGCTGGCCGACTGGTACCTGGACAGCGACAAGCTGGGCACCCTCGACGAGCGTCTCGACCGCCTGCAATGGCGCGACTCGCCACTCAAGGACCTGCAAAGCCTGCTGGCGCAACTGGGCGTGCAGCAATTGCCCGATGCGCCATTGAGCAAACTGCGCCCGGCCATCGACCACTTCTTCGCCCTGCCCGACGTGCCGAGTATTGTGGAGCAACTGCGCGAAGTCACCGTCGCCGACAGCCATGAGTGGGCAATCACCACCGCAGACCTGCTGCAAACCCGCTCCCCGCTGGCCATGGGCGTGACCCTGGAAATGCTCCGCCGCGGCCGCCAGCTGAGCCTGGAAGACTGCTTCGCCCTAGAACTGCACCTGGACCGCCAGTGGTTCGAGCG
Coding sequences within:
- a CDS encoding MFS transporter: MFSYSLVIRRLMIASLTIVISRAITSPLLTLFLSNKLGLNQQDVGLLLGIAVFIATLLALYGGYIIDRLEKRRLLILTMLSSGIGFVLLTFAENLYLTTLTLLVTETASALFLIGSKAILSEHLPVGLRAKAFSLRYTLTNIGYAVGPMLGVAIAKVYPIAPFLMAGAIALASVLLMSGIPSDAPRDASTGQPQSFLKTLVTLKNDRTLIIFTLGCLLTTVVHGRFTLYLSQYLLVVANPQRTLDTMAALLACNAITVILLQYQIGRFLKREQLRYWIALGTGLFILGLIGFSLADSLVSWCVAMFVFTLGEMIIFPAEFLFVDTLAPDELRGSYYGAQNLAALGGALSPVICGFLLVHTPAPTMFYALITLAGLGGWLCYLSCRRVALQQN
- the arnA gene encoding bifunctional UDP-4-amino-4-deoxy-L-arabinose formyltransferase/UDP-glucuronic acid oxidase ArnA, with amino-acid sequence MSAKAVVFAYHDIGCAGIEALLGSGYEIAAVFTHADDPQENTFYASVAQLCARKGITVHAPEDVNHPLWIERISQLNPDYLFSFYYRNLLSEPLLATASKGAFNLHGSKLPRYRGRAPANWVLVNGESETGVTLHRMVKRADAGAIVAQQPVAIERSDTALSLHGKLRVAAADLLRDTLPALLAGKVNETTQDETQATVYGRRTPADGQLFWKQPAEALFNLVRAVTQPYPGAFCAVGEHKLIVWSADVIKGNDGLAPGRVISIDPLRIACGEDSLVIHAGQRNDNGLYLSGPQLAAELGLVEGSVLRGAESGRAPRRTRVLILGVNGFIGNHLSERLLRDDRYEIYGLDIGSDAIERLRSHANFHFVEGDISIHSEWIEYHIKKCDVILPLVAIATPIEYTRNPLRVFELDFEENLKLVRYCVKYNKRVIFPSTSEVYGMCQDEKFDEDTSNLVVGPINKQRWIYSTSKQLLDRVIWAYGQKGLNFTLFRPFNWMGPRLDRLDSARIGSSRAITQLILNLVEGTPIRLFDGGEQKRCFTDIADGVEALARIIDNHDDACNGQVINIGNPDNEASIRQLGEELLRQFEAHPLRDNFPPFAGFREVESKAFYGSGYQDVSHRKPSIDNARRLLDWAPTVQMSETIGNTLDFFLREAMREIASKA
- the arnE gene encoding 4-amino-4-deoxy-L-arabinose-phosphoundecaprenol flippase subunit ArnE; translated protein: MSLILVLAACLLTCLGQIAQKYAVESWRGVPSGLAFKLRTPWLWLAFVALGAGLLVWLLVLQRLEVGIAYPMLSLNFVLITLVARFLFDEHIDRRHWMGVVLVIGGVALLGAHA
- the arnF gene encoding 4-amino-4-deoxy-L-arabinose-phosphoundecaprenol flippase subunit ArnF encodes the protein MNLRRGLSFALASVLLVSLAQLGMRWSVTRLPLPQHWFSDAIEPLAVAVVLAAILAYALSMLCWLMALRDLPLGRAYSLLSISYALVYLLAATLPVFNEVFSLGKSIGVALVVLGVITIHSQPAHAPQTQE
- the arnB gene encoding UDP-4-amino-4-deoxy-L-arabinose aminotransferase, with protein sequence MDEVFLPFSRPSIGDEEIAAVEQVLRSGWITTGPKNQQLEQHFANYVGCRHAVALSSATGAMHVTLLALGIGPGDEVITPSQTWVSTANLICLLGATPVFVDVDRDTLMSSAELIEAAITPRTRAIIPVHYAGAAFDLDPLYLLAEKHGIPVIEDAAHAVGTRYKNRHVGAQGTAIFSFHAIKNMTCAEGAMFVTDDEALANRVRMLKFHGLGVDAYDRLTHGRKPQAQVIEPGFKYNLADINAAIALVQLERIEAINARRAALAKAYLQRLEGLPVQPLTVPTYPQHHAWHLFILRIDAERCGLDREAFMKALQARNIGTGIHFIATHLHTYYRQRFPNLYLPNTEWNSARLCSIPLFPDMTERDVDRVVSAIEQTLDTRP
- a CDS encoding UDP-glucose/GDP-mannose dehydrogenase family protein; this translates as MKISVFGSGYVGLVQAAVLAEVGHDVVCMDIDEKKVELLQQGHVSIFEPGLASLVRESLEARRLQFTTDEKLAVQHGQVLFIAVGTPSRDDGSADLRYVLSVGEAVARHREQPVILVEKSTVPVGTGDALRTHIDKCLLKVGRLLQFEIVSNPEFLKEGSAVADCRRPDRIVIGCDSDEVRDVMRDLYAPFNRNHDRIMFMDLRSAELTKYAANCMLATKISFINQIAELAEHLGADIESVRLGIGADSRIGYHFIYPGCGYGGSCFPKDMRALIHSAEQAHCSSDLLQAVEAINQRQKHKLFDRINAFFKGDLRGKTFAVWGLAFKPNTDDMRDAPSRVLLESLWAAGANVRAFDPEAMQETQQLYPEESKLMLMGTPESVLAGADALIICTEWQQFKAPDFNLIRQRLKAPVIFDGRNLYDAERLARNGFTYFPMGRGESRKLPIPLQQWPARQGVA
- the arnC gene encoding undecaprenyl-phosphate 4-deoxy-4-formamido-L-arabinose transferase, which gives rise to MKPYPIRCVSIVIPVYNEQDSLPELLRRTEAACQQLHHDYEIVMVDDGSRDQSAQILEEAANRECSPVVAVILNRNYGQHAAIMAGFEQCKGDVVITLDADLQNPPEEIPRLVAQAELGYDVVATVRNNRQDSALRRWPSKLINLAVQRSTGVAMTDYGCMLRAYRRSIVEAMLACRERSTFIPILANSFARHTTEILVPHAEREHGESKYSPMRLVNLMFDLITCMTTTPLRLLSIVGFAMAGLGLAFATALIVLRLVFGAGWAGDGTFVLFAVLFVFTGGQFIGMGLLGEYLGRMYSDVRARPRFFIEKVLRSQPAAPVAGVTVDGLPSLSPDQVHP